From the genome of Papaver somniferum cultivar HN1 chromosome 2, ASM357369v1, whole genome shotgun sequence, one region includes:
- the LOC113354334 gene encoding transcription repressor OFP12-like, whose product MPRTFSKTIHHYFSKLKRQTTSEDHHHHQNPTKAATTTPNQTQDEQILIKKNSYPNKPSFYDILSTPKSLTPTPTTSTHDFSSSDHSDTETSAAAPDFATVFNSRRFFFSSPGQSNSIIDSGRFSSNESVKCSQPESGSLIISRGIPIQTYSPDPYMDFRRSMQEMVEATVFSDVRADWNYLHELLLCYLALNPKHTHKFIMDAFADLLVCLMTSSTAPSTPTSNIRFHGVRRLL is encoded by the coding sequence ATGCCCAGAACTTTCTCCAAAACCATTCACCATTACTTCTCAAAGCTCAAAAGACAAACTACTTCAgaagatcatcatcatcatcaaaaccctaccaaagcagcaacaacaacacctAACCAAACCCAAGATGAGCAAATCTTGATTAAAAAAAACAGTTATCCCAATAAACCTTCGTTCTATGATATTCTCTCCACACCAAAATCTCTCACTCCCACACCCACAACATCAACTCATGATTTCTCTTCTTCAGATCATTCTGATACCGAAACAAGTGCAGCAGCGCCAGATTTCGCAACAGTTTTTAACTCTCGACGTTTCTTCTTTAGTTCACCGGGTCAATCTAACTCTATTATAGACTCTGGTAGATTCTCTTCTAATGAGTCTGTTAAGTGTAGTCAACCAGAATCCGGCTCATTGATAATCAGCAGAGGTATTCCAATTCAAACATACTCTCCAGATCCTTACATGGATTTCAGAAGATCCATGCAAGAAATGGTTGAAGCTACAGTGTTTTCAGATGTTAGAGCTGATTGGAATTACTTGCATGAGTTACTGCTATGTTATCTTGCTTTGAATCCAAAGCATACTCATAAGTTCATTATGGATGCTTTTGCAGATCTTCTTGTTTGTCTTATGACATCATCAACTGCTCCTTCTACTCCGACCAGTAACATAAGATTTCACGGTGTTCGTCGTTTATTATAA
- the LOC113350082 gene encoding probable prefoldin subunit 2 codes for MSNNAAGGDARAPMNEQAVANIYGNMRSDVNQLYSKITELEMEVSEHSLVIGAISPLDQSRKCYRMIGGVLVERTIKEVLPAVQRNKEGLQEVITRMNESLERKKKEMAEFEAKYKIRIRKSDDEVKDDSSRKEASAQGVLVGPANE; via the coding sequence ATGAGCAATAATGCTGCTGGCGGAGATGCTAGGGCTCCAATGAACGAACAAGCTGTAGCCAACATATACGGGAACATGAGGTCTGATGTGAACCAACTTTATTCCAAAATTACAGAACTGGAGATGGAGGTGAGTGAGCATTCATTGGTGATTGGAGCCATATCTCCACTTGACCAATCCCGGAAATGCTACAGAATGATTGGAGGTGTGTTAGTTGAGAGAACCATCAAGGAAGTTCTGCCTGCTGTGCAGCGTAACAAAGAAGGTCTCCAGGAGGTAATCACTCGGATGAATGAGTCCTtggaaaggaagaaaaaagagatGGCAGAGTTTGaagcaaaatacaaaattagaatCAGAAAGTCTGATGATGAGGTGAAGGATGACAGTAGCCGGAAAGAGGCTTCAGCTCAAGGAGTGCTTGTTGGTCCAGCTAACGAATGA